In Synechococcus sp. Nb3U1, one DNA window encodes the following:
- a CDS encoding ATP-binding protein produces the protein MTPCGSPTLTRLQEAAEAAAELLVFRGILAHPVALAWQELMQQLAEGDPLPCLAAYGRWFELLAQQNLSWREWLIQTVRLADNPFSRAALRPDGSPTPLRQAAAHDLRCLQTLADSQEAIWEQVQALGLGIHWLDGEASTGWDPRRFSDWGLSLEELIAHYRQAGVGLCGQYRAFRWDPAGLQGIPAPDLPDWDWIYGNERQKQRLAANTEALIQGRSALHVLLYGARGTGKSSLVKALLGRYGAQGLRLLELNRSDLIHLPEILLDLRERVLPFILFVDDLSFEADETDFKQLKVLLEGDIAAQPPNVRLYATTNRRHLIREFFPDRPNPEDQEVHAWDTVQEKLSLRDRFGLTLTFTPFTQADYFATVAHLADKLGLAHDPEALRRHALIWAQQQNGFSGRTARQFLDAVRAGLVKIEFDQD, from the coding sequence ATGACTCCTTGTGGCTCCCCGACGCTAACGCGACTGCAGGAGGCTGCAGAAGCTGCCGCTGAGTTGCTGGTGTTTCGGGGCATTCTCGCCCATCCTGTTGCCCTGGCTTGGCAGGAGCTGATGCAACAGTTGGCGGAAGGGGATCCCTTGCCGTGTTTGGCCGCCTATGGCCGCTGGTTTGAGTTGCTGGCTCAGCAGAACCTCAGCTGGCGGGAATGGCTGATTCAAACGGTGCGACTGGCGGATAACCCCTTTTCACGGGCGGCACTGCGACCGGACGGGAGCCCGACTCCGTTGCGGCAAGCCGCCGCTCACGACTTGAGATGTCTACAAACCCTTGCCGATAGCCAAGAGGCGATTTGGGAGCAGGTACAGGCATTGGGTCTAGGGATCCACTGGCTGGATGGAGAAGCAAGCACTGGCTGGGATCCACGGCGCTTTTCCGATTGGGGGCTGAGCCTGGAGGAGTTGATCGCCCATTACCGTCAGGCGGGGGTAGGGTTGTGTGGGCAGTACCGGGCCTTTCGCTGGGATCCGGCAGGTCTACAGGGGATCCCGGCACCCGATTTGCCCGATTGGGATTGGATCTACGGCAACGAGCGGCAAAAACAGCGGCTGGCCGCCAATACCGAAGCCTTGATCCAGGGTCGGTCGGCCTTGCATGTGTTGCTCTACGGGGCACGCGGCACGGGCAAATCCTCGCTGGTGAAGGCGTTGCTGGGTCGCTATGGTGCGCAAGGATTACGGCTGTTGGAGCTAAACCGCTCTGATCTAATCCATTTGCCAGAGATTCTGCTGGATCTGCGGGAGCGGGTGCTGCCATTCATTCTGTTTGTGGACGATCTTTCCTTTGAGGCCGATGAAACCGACTTTAAGCAGCTGAAGGTGCTCCTAGAAGGGGATATTGCCGCCCAACCGCCGAATGTGCGCCTCTATGCCACCACCAACCGCCGCCATTTGATTCGGGAGTTTTTCCCGGATCGGCCCAACCCCGAGGATCAAGAGGTACACGCCTGGGATACGGTGCAAGAAAAGCTATCGCTGCGGGATCGCTTCGGCCTCACCCTCACCTTCACCCCCTTCACTCAAGCCGATTACTTTGCCACGGTTGCCCACTTGGCGGACAAGCTGGGCCTTGCTCATGACCCAGAGGCACTGCGTCGCCACGCTCTGATCTGGGCCCAACAGCAAAATGGCTTTTCTGGTCGCACCGCCCGCCAATTTTTGGATGCCGTCAGGGCCGGTTTGGTCAAGATTGAGTTTGATCAAGATTGA
- a CDS encoding response regulator transcription factor — translation MYTILIVEDSPVESAIISECLQRAGHFVLKTKSAEEALQMIRQKLPDLMVIDVVLPGLSGFELCRELKAEKATQDIPIVICSTKGSDTDKFWGRAQGADAYLAKPVNQAELTQTVEDLLRKLPVSRGK, via the coding sequence ATGTATACCATTCTCATCGTCGAAGACTCTCCCGTAGAATCCGCCATTATCAGCGAATGCTTGCAACGAGCAGGCCACTTCGTACTAAAAACCAAAAGTGCAGAAGAAGCCCTGCAAATGATTCGTCAAAAACTGCCCGATTTGATGGTGATCGATGTGGTATTACCTGGCTTGAGTGGGTTTGAACTCTGCCGCGAACTGAAGGCGGAAAAAGCGACTCAAGATATTCCTATTGTGATTTGCTCCACCAAAGGCAGCGATACCGATAAGTTTTGGGGTCGGGCTCAAGGGGCAGATGCCTATTTGGCCAAGCCCGTTAACCAAGCAGAGTTGACCCAAACGGTCGAGGATTTGCTCAGAAAGCTACCGGTTAGCCGAGGGAAATGA
- a CDS encoding cation-translocating P-type ATPase, whose amino-acid sequence MMIPAAGSPDSSAPVWHTLTLATTAQKLQTDPDRGLTAQQVAQRQQEYGPNELIATSGRSRWQVLLDQFTNIMLLMLIAVAAVSAALALEEGEFPKDALAILLIVGLNGGLGYLQESRAEKALAALKKLASPTVRVERDGLWQEIPAGKLVPGDRVLLEAGVQIPADGRLAEAVNLQVREAALTGEAVSVVKQADCVLPADTELGERRNMAFMGTEVVQGRGILLVTSTGMRTELGKVATLLQSVESEPTPLQRRMSQLGNVLVFGSLALVVVVVVVGLLQAGTMAPFTSLLETSLSMAVAVVPEGLPAVITVTLAIGTQRMVRRHALIRRLPAVETLGSVTTICSDKTGTLTENKMVVTDIVTASRHYYVTGTGYIPQGSFYCTGEPVDLQRAPDLLAVLRATVFCNDALLQANIQPARVRNPRSGVSSSPPSWSILGDPTEAALLVAAAKANLHKASLQEQCPRVQELPFSSERKRMSVVIQESNSYRVYVKGSPELVLERCDRIQNAEGWHWLSEKARQDILDTNNQMAAQGTRVLGVATLDLEGIPSNLEEVEQNLIWLGLVGMHDAPRPEAREAVARCHEAGIRTLMITGDHQLTAVAIARDLGIIGPEDRAVDGRTLSRLSADELLQTVQTVNVYARVAPEHKLRIVQALQKQHQFVAMTGDGVNDAPALRQADIGIAMGITGTDVSKEASDMVLLDDNFATIVAAIEEGRVVYSNIRRFVKYILGSNIGEVLTVAAAPILGLEDVPLSPLQILWMNLVTDGLPALALALEPAEPGVMQRAPFNPKESIFARGLGAYMVRIGVVFAITTITMMLIVENSIPHWRTMVFTTLCVAQMGHAVSVRSNKKLIIETNPLSNPYLFWAVLATLLLQFALLYVPFLRSFFGTEELTRSELWICIGFSTLVMVWVELEKLYSRWRKGSQPPPSEPAATT is encoded by the coding sequence ATGATGATCCCTGCTGCTGGATCCCCTGACTCTTCTGCTCCCGTCTGGCACACCCTCACCCTGGCTACTACCGCCCAGAAGCTACAGACTGATCCCGATCGCGGCCTTACCGCCCAGCAGGTGGCCCAACGACAGCAGGAATATGGCCCCAACGAGCTGATCGCCACTTCCGGGCGCAGTCGCTGGCAGGTGTTGCTTGACCAGTTCACCAACATCATGCTGCTGATGCTGATCGCGGTGGCAGCAGTTTCAGCGGCTTTGGCTTTAGAGGAAGGGGAATTTCCGAAAGATGCCTTGGCCATCCTGCTGATTGTCGGGTTGAATGGCGGGCTGGGCTACCTGCAAGAAAGTCGGGCGGAAAAGGCACTGGCGGCCCTAAAAAAATTGGCCTCCCCCACAGTGCGGGTGGAACGAGATGGCCTTTGGCAGGAGATTCCCGCCGGCAAGTTGGTACCCGGGGATCGGGTGCTGCTAGAGGCTGGGGTACAAATCCCAGCGGATGGACGGTTGGCGGAAGCCGTGAATTTGCAGGTGCGCGAAGCTGCCTTGACCGGAGAAGCGGTGTCAGTGGTGAAACAGGCGGACTGTGTGCTCCCAGCCGACACTGAATTGGGGGAACGGCGCAACATGGCCTTTATGGGCACGGAGGTGGTTCAGGGGCGCGGGATCCTCTTGGTTACCAGTACCGGCATGCGCACGGAGTTGGGCAAAGTAGCAACCCTGCTGCAATCGGTGGAGAGCGAGCCGACGCCGCTACAACGGCGTATGAGCCAACTGGGCAATGTGTTGGTGTTTGGCTCCTTGGCCTTGGTGGTAGTGGTGGTGGTGGTGGGCTTACTGCAGGCCGGGACTATGGCCCCCTTTACCTCGCTGCTGGAAACCTCCTTGAGTATGGCGGTGGCAGTGGTGCCGGAGGGGTTGCCCGCTGTGATCACCGTAACCCTGGCCATTGGTACTCAACGCATGGTGCGGCGACATGCCTTGATTCGACGCTTGCCTGCAGTGGAAACCCTGGGATCCGTAACCACCATCTGCTCCGACAAAACCGGTACCCTTACCGAAAACAAAATGGTGGTCACCGATATTGTTACGGCCAGCCGTCATTACTACGTCACCGGGACAGGCTACATCCCCCAGGGATCCTTTTACTGCACGGGCGAACCGGTTGACCTTCAAAGAGCTCCGGATTTGCTGGCGGTGTTGCGGGCAACCGTGTTCTGTAACGATGCCCTGTTGCAGGCCAACATCCAGCCGGCTAGGGTGCGCAACCCCCGCTCTGGAGTGTCCTCCTCACCCCCTAGCTGGTCGATCTTGGGGGATCCGACGGAAGCAGCGCTGCTGGTGGCCGCAGCTAAAGCCAATCTGCACAAAGCCTCTTTACAAGAGCAATGCCCACGGGTACAAGAGCTGCCCTTCAGCTCGGAGCGCAAGCGCATGAGTGTGGTGATTCAGGAGAGTAATAGCTACCGCGTTTACGTTAAGGGATCCCCGGAACTGGTGCTGGAGCGGTGTGATCGCATTCAAAATGCTGAAGGTTGGCATTGGCTTTCAGAAAAGGCTCGCCAGGATATTCTCGATACCAACAATCAAATGGCGGCCCAGGGCACACGGGTTTTGGGGGTAGCCACCTTGGATCTGGAAGGGATCCCGAGCAATCTGGAGGAAGTGGAGCAAAATCTAATCTGGCTGGGATTGGTGGGCATGCACGATGCCCCTCGACCAGAAGCGCGCGAGGCGGTGGCTCGCTGTCATGAGGCCGGGATCCGCACCCTGATGATCACTGGTGATCACCAACTGACTGCCGTAGCGATTGCCCGCGATCTGGGCATCATCGGGCCAGAAGACCGGGCAGTGGATGGGCGAACTCTCTCCCGTCTGAGTGCCGATGAGCTGCTACAAACGGTGCAAACAGTCAATGTCTATGCCCGTGTAGCTCCCGAACATAAACTGCGCATTGTCCAAGCCCTGCAAAAGCAACACCAATTTGTGGCCATGACTGGCGATGGGGTAAATGATGCCCCAGCTCTGCGCCAGGCAGATATTGGCATTGCCATGGGCATTACGGGCACCGACGTGAGCAAAGAAGCCAGCGATATGGTTTTGCTGGATGACAATTTTGCCACCATTGTTGCTGCTATCGAAGAAGGGCGAGTTGTTTACAGCAATATCCGCCGCTTCGTGAAATATATTTTGGGCAGCAACATTGGTGAGGTACTCACGGTAGCCGCTGCCCCGATTTTGGGTTTGGAGGATGTCCCCCTTTCGCCGCTGCAAATTCTGTGGATGAACCTGGTCACCGATGGCCTGCCCGCTCTGGCTTTGGCCCTAGAACCTGCCGAGCCGGGGGTGATGCAACGAGCTCCCTTCAACCCAAAGGAGAGCATTTTTGCGCGGGGGCTAGGAGCCTACATGGTGCGTATTGGTGTTGTCTTTGCCATCACCACGATCACCATGATGCTAATTGTGGAGAACTCCATCCCCCATTGGCGCACGATGGTGTTTACCACGTTGTGTGTGGCCCAAATGGGCCATGCGGTGTCCGTGCGTTCTAACAAAAAATTGATTATCGAAACCAACCCCCTTTCCAACCCCTACCTCTTCTGGGCTGTTCTGGCCACGCTTCTACTGCAATTTGCCTTGCTTTATGTGCCCTTCCTGCGCAGCTTCTTTGGTACTGAAGAATTGACCCGCAGCGAACTTTGGATCTGCATAGGCTTCAGTACCTTAGTCATGGTTTGGGTGGAATTAGAAAAGCTCTACTCTCGCTGGCGCAAGGGATCCCAGCCCCCGCCCTCAGAGCCTGCGGCCACAACCTAA
- a CDS encoding DUF4388 domain-containing protein produces MSHEHQPILSPSAASARAGLSGGNMVRELLRIKQEQLSGILTVESSDQIWHLYLYLGRVLYADGGNHSVRRWHNKICGVSVLP; encoded by the coding sequence ATGTCACATGAGCATCAACCCATCCTCTCTCCATCGGCAGCATCCGCGAGAGCAGGGTTAAGTGGCGGCAACATGGTCAGAGAACTGCTCAGAATCAAGCAAGAACAACTCTCCGGCATCCTCACCGTTGAATCTTCTGACCAGATTTGGCATCTCTACCTTTACCTTGGCCGTGTGCTCTATGCCGATGGGGGGAACCACTCCGTTCGTCGTTGGCACAACAAAATTTGCGGCGTTTCTGTCCTTCCCTAG
- a CDS encoding cytochrome b6-f complex iron-sulfur subunit, which produces MTEAVSNFEAPSMGRRVFMNALLSGSVGVVVLGALYPVVKYFIPPSSGGAGEGLLAQDALGKAISVSELLATHASTDRVLAQGLKGDPTYIVINDGSIANYGLNAVCTHLGCVVPWNVGENLFKCPCHGSQYAANGKVVRGPAPRSLELVSATVDGDNVRFSPWREADFREA; this is translated from the coding sequence ATGACGGAAGCGGTTAGCAACTTTGAAGCGCCCTCCATGGGCCGACGTGTCTTCATGAATGCCCTACTGAGCGGCTCTGTGGGGGTTGTGGTACTGGGTGCCCTCTACCCAGTGGTGAAGTATTTTATTCCTCCCTCTTCGGGTGGAGCCGGTGAGGGGCTGTTGGCTCAGGATGCCCTGGGTAAGGCTATCAGTGTCAGCGAGTTACTGGCCACCCACGCCAGTACCGACCGGGTGTTGGCCCAGGGCTTGAAAGGGGATCCCACCTACATTGTCATTAACGACGGATCCATCGCCAACTACGGCCTCAACGCTGTCTGTACCCACCTGGGCTGTGTGGTGCCCTGGAATGTGGGGGAAAACCTGTTTAAGTGTCCCTGCCATGGATCCCAGTATGCAGCCAACGGCAAGGTGGTACGGGGGCCGGCCCCGCGCTCTCTGGAGCTGGTCAGTGCCACTGTGGATGGCGACAATGTTCGCTTTAGCCCCTGGCGAGAAGCTGACTTCCGCGAGGCCTAA
- the hemL gene encoding glutamate-1-semialdehyde 2,1-aminomutase, with protein sequence MTSTLHSTSFNTTQSKQIFAQAKTLMPGGVSSPVRAFKSVGGDPVVFDRVSGAYAWDVDGNRYIDYIGSWGPAIVGHAHPEVIEALQKALGKGTSFGAPCPLENQLAELVIEAVPSVEMVRFVNSGTEACMAVLRLMRAYTGREKVIKFEGCYHGHADMFLVKAGSGVATLGLPDSPGVPKAVTTATLTAPYNDLEAVKVLFEQNPDSIAGVILEPVVGNAGFIPPQPGFLQGLRDLTQRYGALLVFDEVMTGFRISYGGVQAKMGVTPDLTTLGKVIGGGLPVGAYGGRREIMEMVAPAGPMYQAGTLSGNPLAMTAGIHTLQILRRPGTYEYLEQMTEKLANGLLQVAQETGHAACGGYLPGMFGLFFTAGPVRNYEEAKASDLQKFARFHRGMLEQGIYLAPSQFEAGFTSLAHTEADVEQTLAAARQVLSTL encoded by the coding sequence ATGACTAGCACCCTTCACTCCACCTCCTTTAACACCACCCAATCCAAGCAAATTTTTGCCCAGGCCAAAACCTTGATGCCGGGAGGGGTCAGTTCACCCGTGCGGGCCTTTAAGTCGGTGGGCGGGGATCCGGTTGTCTTCGACCGCGTCTCAGGGGCCTATGCCTGGGATGTAGACGGCAACCGATACATCGACTACATCGGTAGCTGGGGACCGGCCATCGTCGGCCATGCCCACCCGGAGGTGATCGAAGCGCTACAAAAAGCCCTCGGCAAAGGCACCAGTTTTGGTGCCCCCTGTCCGCTGGAAAACCAACTGGCGGAACTGGTGATCGAGGCGGTACCCAGCGTGGAGATGGTGCGCTTTGTCAATTCGGGTACCGAGGCCTGTATGGCGGTGCTGCGCCTGATGCGAGCCTACACCGGGCGGGAAAAGGTGATCAAGTTTGAAGGCTGCTACCACGGCCATGCGGATATGTTTCTGGTAAAAGCGGGATCCGGAGTCGCCACCCTCGGCCTGCCGGACTCCCCTGGGGTACCCAAAGCAGTCACCACTGCCACCCTCACCGCACCCTACAACGATCTTGAAGCAGTCAAAGTTCTGTTTGAGCAAAATCCCGACTCGATTGCGGGAGTAATCCTGGAGCCGGTGGTGGGCAATGCCGGCTTTATCCCCCCGCAGCCGGGCTTTTTGCAAGGGTTGCGAGATCTGACCCAACGATACGGGGCGCTGCTGGTGTTTGATGAGGTGATGACGGGGTTTCGCATCAGCTATGGCGGCGTGCAGGCCAAGATGGGGGTGACCCCAGATTTAACCACCTTGGGGAAAGTCATCGGGGGCGGCTTGCCGGTGGGAGCCTACGGCGGTCGGCGCGAGATCATGGAAATGGTAGCTCCGGCGGGGCCGATGTATCAGGCCGGAACACTCTCTGGCAATCCCTTAGCCATGACGGCAGGGATCCATACACTGCAAATTCTGCGTCGTCCCGGCACCTACGAGTACCTGGAGCAGATGACCGAGAAGCTGGCCAATGGACTATTACAGGTAGCCCAAGAAACCGGGCATGCGGCCTGTGGTGGCTATTTGCCGGGCATGTTTGGTCTGTTTTTCACCGCTGGGCCAGTTCGCAACTATGAAGAGGCCAAAGCCTCGGATCTGCAAAAGTTTGCCCGCTTCCATCGCGGCATGTTAGAGCAGGGGATCTATCTGGCTCCTTCTCAATTTGAGGCGGGCTTTACCTCCCTAGCCCATACAGAGGCGGATGTGGAGCAGACCTTGGCGGCAGCGCGGCAAGTGTTGAGCACGTTGTAG
- a CDS encoding response regulator: MLPTQAADRSASRPAREEGTAEPAGGRVAQARDGQEAIAQLEHQQPADLILCDVEMPRMNGFEFLNQRRKVSHLAGIPVVMLTSRSGQKHRRLAMQLGANAYLTKPCLEYELLTQVEALLASR, translated from the coding sequence ATCCTCCCCACTCAGGCCGCTGACAGAAGCGCCTCTAGGCCCGCCCGAGAGGAGGGAACTGCTGAGCCTGCGGGTGGTAGGGTAGCCCAAGCCCGAGATGGACAGGAGGCCATCGCTCAACTGGAACATCAGCAACCCGCCGATTTGATCCTCTGCGATGTGGAAATGCCCCGCATGAATGGATTCGAGTTTCTGAATCAACGGCGCAAAGTCTCCCATTTGGCTGGGATCCCAGTGGTCATGCTCACCTCTCGCAGCGGCCAAAAGCATCGTCGTCTGGCCATGCAACTGGGGGCCAATGCGTATCTGACCAAGCCCTGCCTGGAATACGAACTGCTCACCCAGGTGGAAGCCCTGCTGGCCAGCCGCTAG
- a CDS encoding DUF3067 family protein: MTGSDFQSLLQEKWGHSYDVQLRRINQRVVLLVMWRYLEQPSFPMSEAEYLAHLEEVLAHLQAWGVWEAVRSEIEATRQKPRMGKAVTIPLDLAGIGERASEWLL, translated from the coding sequence ATGACAGGATCCGACTTTCAATCTTTGCTACAGGAGAAGTGGGGCCATTCCTACGATGTGCAACTGCGGCGTATCAACCAAAGGGTGGTGCTGCTGGTGATGTGGCGTTATCTGGAGCAGCCCTCCTTTCCCATGAGTGAGGCGGAGTATCTCGCTCACTTGGAGGAGGTGTTGGCCCATCTGCAGGCTTGGGGGGTGTGGGAGGCGGTGCGAAGTGAAATCGAAGCCACCCGTCAAAAACCCCGCATGGGTAAAGCGGTGACGATCCCGCTCGACTTAGCTGGGATAGGGGAACGGGCTTCTGAGTGGCTGCTGTAA
- a CDS encoding apocytochrome f, which translates to MKRICLALCALLLLLGINSRPAAAFPYYAQMAYDNPREATGKIVCANCHLNAMPTRAEVPQAVTPGQVFDIKVGIPYDLSQQQVLGDGSKGGLNVGAVVVLPEGFRLATEEEMTEEQRLETAETYITPYSDDKPHILLVGPLAGEEHQEIVFPVVAPDPTEDPSVAFMKYKVFVGANRGRGQLNPDGSLSNNNVFRAPATGRLASVALIESDISDLPADLASLVPPEYELPGTRVLSFETENGIQNLVLPPGPELRVNLGDSVKEGDPLTNNPNVGGFGQVERDLVLQSPDRVKWLLAFLAAVFIAQVVLVLKKKQVELIQAAELLG; encoded by the coding sequence ATGAAGCGAATTTGCTTGGCCCTGTGTGCGTTGCTGCTGCTGTTGGGGATCAACAGTCGTCCGGCGGCAGCCTTCCCTTACTATGCCCAAATGGCCTACGACAACCCGCGGGAAGCGACCGGAAAAATTGTCTGTGCCAACTGCCACCTGAATGCCATGCCCACCCGGGCCGAGGTACCCCAGGCGGTTACCCCCGGTCAGGTGTTCGACATCAAAGTCGGGATCCCCTATGACCTCAGTCAGCAGCAGGTGCTGGGGGATGGCAGCAAGGGTGGGTTGAATGTCGGGGCTGTGGTGGTATTGCCGGAAGGCTTCCGCCTCGCCACCGAAGAGGAAATGACTGAAGAACAACGGCTGGAGACCGCCGAGACTTACATCACCCCCTACAGCGACGACAAGCCTCACATCCTTTTGGTGGGGCCATTGGCGGGAGAGGAACACCAAGAAATTGTTTTCCCGGTGGTTGCCCCCGATCCGACGGAGGATCCCTCGGTGGCCTTCATGAAATACAAGGTGTTTGTGGGAGCGAACCGGGGGCGCGGCCAGCTTAATCCCGATGGCAGCCTCAGCAACAACAATGTCTTCCGGGCTCCGGCAACCGGGCGTTTGGCCAGCGTTGCCCTGATCGAGTCGGATATCAGCGATCTGCCCGCTGATTTGGCCAGTTTGGTGCCGCCGGAATATGAACTGCCCGGAACCCGGGTGCTCAGCTTTGAAACCGAAAACGGGATCCAAAACCTGGTACTGCCCCCTGGGCCAGAGTTGCGGGTCAACCTCGGCGATAGCGTCAAGGAAGGGGATCCCCTCACCAATAATCCCAATGTGGGTGGCTTCGGACAAGTAGAGCGGGATCTGGTGCTGCAAAGCCCCGACCGAGTGAAGTGGTTGCTGGCTTTCCTAGCGGCGGTGTTTATCGCCCAGGTGGTGTTGGTGCTGAAGAAGAAGCAGGTGGAGCTGATCCAGGCGGCTGAGCTGCTCGGCTAA
- a CDS encoding PhzF family phenazine biosynthesis protein, translated as MNSVRIPFFQVDAFTQKPFAGNPAAVCLLTKDGLAEPLMQQIAAENNLSETAFLLPQGSQGTILHYGLRWFTPTTEVDLCGHATLASAHVLLTQVDPQAEAVEFSTRSGLLRVRRLGERLVMDFPAQPVEPWPEALESVAAALGVVPRELYRGGMGLAVLDSPQQVGQLQPDMAKIQALASTGLVVTAPGEEQDFVSRFFAPQLGIPEDPVTGAAHCLLIPYWAKRLGRSELTARQVSARGGELLGRDLGSRVEIAGYAVLVIMGEMRLD; from the coding sequence ATGAATAGTGTGCGGATCCCGTTCTTTCAAGTTGATGCTTTTACCCAAAAGCCCTTTGCGGGCAACCCAGCAGCCGTTTGTTTGCTCACAAAAGATGGGTTGGCGGAGCCGCTCATGCAGCAGATTGCTGCAGAGAATAATCTTTCGGAAACAGCCTTTTTGCTGCCCCAGGGATCCCAGGGAACCATCCTACACTACGGACTGCGGTGGTTTACCCCGACCACAGAAGTAGATCTGTGTGGTCATGCCACCTTGGCCAGTGCCCATGTGCTGTTAACCCAAGTGGATCCGCAAGCAGAGGCAGTAGAATTTTCTACCCGCAGTGGCCTGTTGCGGGTGCGGCGGTTGGGGGAGCGACTGGTTATGGATTTTCCCGCCCAACCCGTGGAGCCATGGCCGGAAGCCCTGGAGAGTGTGGCGGCGGCATTGGGGGTTGTTCCTCGGGAACTGTATCGTGGGGGAATGGGGTTGGCGGTCCTAGACTCCCCCCAGCAGGTGGGGCAGCTACAGCCCGATATGGCCAAGATTCAGGCCCTTGCCAGCACCGGCTTGGTCGTGACCGCCCCTGGAGAGGAGCAGGATTTTGTCTCTCGCTTTTTTGCCCCACAACTGGGGATCCCGGAGGATCCGGTGACAGGAGCCGCCCATTGCCTGCTGATCCCCTACTGGGCCAAACGGTTAGGCCGATCTGAGCTGACAGCCCGCCAAGTTTCCGCCCGTGGGGGTGAGTTGTTGGGTCGAGATCTCGGATCCCGTGTGGAAATAGCTGGATATGCAGTGCTGGTGATTATGGGAGAGATGCGGCTCGATTAG
- a CDS encoding Hpt domain-containing protein — MSEISPIDTATLKALKTVMGLKDQAVLQSLIKRKGQTRMGSLQAALTQRAPEALFRLAHRFKGSSSILGVGERKDWPSSAKR; from the coding sequence TTGTCGGAAATAAGCCCGATTGATACCGCCACTCTCAAGGCCCTGAAAACGGTGATGGGCCTGAAGGATCAAGCAGTTCTACAAAGCCTGATCAAAAGGAAGGGACAGACCCGGATGGGATCCCTGCAAGCGGCCCTGACCCAGCGAGCTCCTGAGGCTCTGTTCCGTCTGGCGCATCGGTTCAAAGGCAGCAGCAGCATCCTGGGAGTGGGGGAGCGAAAGGATTGGCCCAGCTCTGCCAAGAGATAG
- a CDS encoding response regulator — MRRFCPSLEQELESVSKEILKEAFPESAGCPHYHFLCLLAKQGILNREQTQTIIRNLCAEVLFDLCCSDHLSFRLDTTGSLSPHLTILSISELLDSIHRELSLWQTLNLKPVYLDQMPRLDLPEVLERQVSKPIFSQWQKIFQSQQTLRELAGTLGKSPAEIGRLLMPLLRQGIVSMQPTSDMKSSFLEEPEREDPATKPLIVCIDDSEIICETIKRILIPEGYRFLGIQDPLRAIAQVLSQPPDLILLDLVMPSSNGYEICAQLRKVPRFRDTPIIILTGNDGIIDRVRAKLVGSSHFMNKPVQKEELLDIVRTYLSVKNAL; from the coding sequence TTGCGGCGTTTCTGTCCTTCCCTAGAGCAAGAGCTCGAAAGTGTTTCCAAAGAGATCTTAAAAGAGGCTTTCCCCGAAAGTGCTGGTTGCCCCCACTATCACTTCCTCTGTCTTTTGGCCAAACAAGGGATCCTGAACCGGGAACAAACCCAGACAATCATCCGAAATCTGTGTGCCGAAGTTCTTTTTGATCTTTGCTGCTCCGATCACCTCAGCTTTCGACTGGATACAACGGGATCCCTTTCTCCCCACCTGACCATCCTCAGTATTTCTGAATTGTTGGATAGCATTCATCGGGAATTATCCCTTTGGCAAACCCTGAACTTGAAGCCGGTTTATTTAGATCAAATGCCGCGGCTGGATCTCCCGGAGGTTTTGGAGAGGCAGGTATCCAAACCCATCTTTTCCCAGTGGCAGAAAATTTTTCAATCCCAACAAACCTTGCGAGAACTGGCTGGTACCCTCGGCAAGAGTCCTGCTGAAATTGGACGGTTGCTAATGCCGTTGCTGCGCCAGGGTATTGTCTCCATGCAACCAACGTCAGACATGAAATCCTCCTTCTTAGAGGAGCCTGAGAGGGAAGATCCCGCCACCAAACCATTGATCGTTTGCATTGACGACAGCGAAATTATCTGTGAGACCATCAAGCGTATCTTGATCCCGGAGGGGTACCGATTTTTGGGCATTCAGGATCCCTTGCGTGCTATTGCTCAGGTGTTGAGTCAGCCGCCAGATCTGATCCTTCTGGATTTGGTGATGCCCTCGAGCAATGGCTATGAAATCTGTGCTCAGTTGCGCAAAGTGCCGCGTTTCCGAGACACACCCATCATTATTCTGACGGGTAATGATGGCATCATCGACCGAGTGAGAGCCAAGTTGGTTGGATCTAGCCATTTTATGAACAAGCCCGTGCAAAAGGAGGAGCTTCTAGACATAGTTCGAACTTACTTGTCGGTCAAAAATGCCTTGTGA